One genomic segment of Pandoraea sputorum includes these proteins:
- the pcaG gene encoding protocatechuate 3,4-dioxygenase subunit alpha: MSTTPEFKQTPSQTVGPYFAYGLSPEQYLYDFKSAFTPVVATERAEGEHIRLIGQVLDGAGNPVNDALIEIVQADAHGRYVETAEDIERTGFAGAARCGTGTDAENRFIIETVKPGAAARGDAPRIDVILTMRGLLNHLFTRIYFDDEAAANAADPVLQQVPAERRHTLIARREVNGGRVSYRFDIRMQGDEETVFLDL, encoded by the coding sequence ATGTCCACTACTCCCGAATTCAAGCAAACGCCGTCGCAGACCGTCGGCCCGTACTTCGCTTATGGCCTGTCGCCGGAACAGTACCTGTACGACTTCAAGAGCGCCTTTACGCCCGTGGTCGCGACCGAGCGCGCAGAAGGTGAGCACATCCGTCTGATCGGGCAGGTGCTCGACGGTGCGGGCAATCCGGTCAACGACGCCCTCATCGAAATCGTGCAGGCGGACGCCCATGGCCGCTACGTCGAAACCGCCGAAGACATCGAACGCACTGGCTTCGCAGGCGCGGCCCGTTGCGGCACGGGCACAGACGCCGAGAACCGCTTCATCATCGAGACGGTCAAGCCTGGCGCGGCCGCGCGGGGCGACGCACCGCGCATCGACGTGATTCTCACGATGCGGGGCTTGCTCAATCACCTGTTTACGCGTATCTATTTCGACGATGAGGCAGCGGCCAATGCGGCTGACCCCGTGCTGCAACAAGTGCCGGCCGAGCGCCGTCACACGCTGATTGCGCGTCGTGAGGTGAACGGCGGGCGTGTGTCGTACCGGTTCGACATTCGCATGCAGGGCGACGAGGAGACGGTGTTCCTCGACCTCTGA
- the pcaH gene encoding protocatechuate 3,4-dioxygenase subunit beta, which produces MSKTTTVLRPRDWDSHPKLIDSGYKSTALRGPKQLLVPVKQNLADLRSPVYGNGIIGALDNDLTRNAVRNGEPLGERMIVTGRVLDEGGRPVPNTLVELWQANACGRYVHKVDQHDAPLDPNFLGAGRAMTDAEGRYKFLTIKPGAYPWKNHHNAWRPQHLHFSVFGHYFATRLVTQMYFPGDPLLAYDPIFEATPAHARDRLIARFSLDITEPEYALGYEFDIVLRGADQTPMES; this is translated from the coding sequence ATGTCGAAGACGACAACCGTCCTGCGCCCCCGCGACTGGGATTCGCATCCCAAGCTCATCGACAGCGGGTACAAGTCCACGGCGCTGCGCGGCCCCAAACAATTGCTCGTACCGGTCAAGCAGAACCTGGCCGACCTGCGCTCGCCGGTCTATGGCAACGGCATCATCGGTGCGCTCGACAACGACCTCACACGTAACGCGGTGCGAAACGGCGAGCCGTTGGGCGAGCGCATGATCGTCACGGGCCGCGTGCTCGACGAAGGCGGGCGTCCGGTGCCGAACACGCTCGTGGAGTTGTGGCAGGCAAACGCGTGTGGGCGCTACGTCCACAAGGTCGACCAGCACGACGCGCCGCTCGACCCGAACTTCCTCGGTGCCGGGCGCGCCATGACCGACGCCGAAGGCCGCTACAAATTCCTGACGATCAAGCCGGGCGCGTATCCGTGGAAGAACCACCACAACGCGTGGCGTCCCCAGCATCTGCACTTCTCGGTGTTCGGCCATTACTTTGCGACCCGTCTGGTCACGCAGATGTACTTTCCGGGCGATCCGCTGCTCGCCTACGACCCGATCTTCGAGGCGACGCCGGCGCATGCCCGCGACCGCCTGATCGCGCGCTTCTCGCTGGACATCACCGAGCCGGAGTACGCACTGGGTTACGAATTCGACATCGTCCTGCGCGGTGCCGACCAAACGCCGATGGAGTCCTGA